The following proteins are encoded in a genomic region of Streptococcus sp. 29892:
- a CDS encoding response regulator transcription factor produces MARILVLEDDTVINQVVCEFLKEEGHEVLSFVNGRAAYQASQESRFDLLILDIMVPEMTGLEVLQEVRKKSTIPILMLTALEDECTQLLSFNQQISDYVTKPFSPLILMKRVENILRQECQTDQLVVGTISLSEKTGMVYDQGKLVSLTQKEYGILHYLIKHKGQIVSRDGMMLDIWGYTELDSRVLDNHIKNLRKKLPDLPLKTVIGRGYQLET; encoded by the coding sequence ATGGCACGCATTTTGGTACTGGAAGACGACACTGTTATCAACCAGGTTGTCTGTGAATTTTTGAAGGAAGAGGGGCACGAAGTCCTGAGTTTTGTCAATGGCAGAGCAGCTTATCAAGCTAGTCAGGAAAGCCGGTTTGACCTCCTTATTCTAGACATCATGGTCCCTGAGATGACCGGCTTGGAAGTCTTACAGGAAGTTCGGAAAAAATCGACAATTCCCATTCTCATGCTGACAGCCTTGGAGGACGAATGCACTCAGCTTCTGTCTTTTAATCAGCAGATTAGTGATTATGTCACCAAGCCCTTTTCTCCCCTTATCCTGATGAAACGGGTTGAGAATATTCTCCGTCAGGAATGTCAAACGGATCAACTGGTGGTTGGAACCATCAGCCTATCTGAAAAAACAGGTATGGTTTATGACCAGGGCAAGCTAGTTTCCTTGACCCAGAAGGAGTATGGCATTCTACACTATCTGATCAAGCACAAGGGCCAGATTGTCAGTCGAGACGGCATGATGTTGGATATCTGGGGCTATACAGAATTGGATAGTCGCGTTCTTGACAACCACATCAAAAATCTGAGAAAGAAATTACCAGACCTTCCCCTAAAAACGGTCATTGGCCGTGGTTATCAGTTGGAGACCTAA
- a CDS encoding DNA alkylation repair protein, which translates to MKIEELEKRLNAVADASQAQPMKAYMKNNFEFLGVRTPDRRKVAKQFFKDFKAQGIDWDFVEACWEKHYREFQYIAIDYLVTKKKDLVLTDLPRLKKLAQTKSWWDSIDGLDKLVGKIVVDNSEAEQTILEWSLDDDFWLRRIAIDHQLLQKEKTDTELLEKILVNNLNQTEFFINKAIGWSLRDYSKTTPDWVRDFLDKYSSQMAGLSIREASKYI; encoded by the coding sequence ATGAAAATTGAAGAATTAGAGAAACGGCTCAATGCTGTGGCAGACGCTAGTCAAGCCCAGCCTATGAAAGCTTATATGAAAAATAACTTTGAATTCTTGGGTGTACGAACACCTGACCGCCGAAAAGTTGCCAAGCAGTTTTTCAAAGATTTCAAGGCACAGGGAATTGACTGGGATTTTGTGGAGGCTTGTTGGGAAAAGCATTATCGTGAGTTTCAGTATATCGCCATTGATTACCTGGTTACTAAGAAAAAAGACCTGGTTTTAACTGATTTACCACGCTTGAAAAAATTAGCCCAGACCAAGTCTTGGTGGGATAGTATTGACGGTCTTGATAAATTAGTAGGCAAGATTGTAGTGGACAATTCAGAGGCCGAGCAGACCATTTTAGAATGGAGCCTCGATGATGATTTCTGGTTGAGGCGAATTGCCATTGACCACCAACTTTTACAAAAAGAAAAGACAGATACAGAACTACTTGAGAAGATTCTCGTTAACAATCTCAATCAGACAGAATTTTTCATCAATAAGGCAATTGGCTGGAGTTTGCGGGATTATTCCAAGACCACTCCTGACTGGGTGCGGGATTTTCTTGATAAATATAGTTCTCAAATGGCAGGTCTATCCATTCGTGAAGCCAGTAAGTACATTTAG
- a CDS encoding DUF5052 family protein, translated as MKWNKKLALSAVLVASLFTLSACQSISNWWKNTKEEWIGLEMTVRTFDENSQLIDEMSGKSLSISRNEEFDSVDAEGYSNADSSVLKVTLGNYEIDHVGSSLIAAEEGLEDLFAKYQSSVDMVNYDPSIPIVNRMVSSLKNDFTGKAKVVLIRSQNGTPLATYAGDKVSLYASDAPKTSELLIDGKRLIIYRCDYTIYDRELLE; from the coding sequence ATGAAATGGAATAAAAAACTAGCACTTAGTGCTGTCTTAGTCGCAAGTTTGTTTACTTTGTCAGCCTGTCAGTCGATTTCAAATTGGTGGAAAAATACCAAGGAAGAATGGATTGGTTTGGAAATGACAGTTCGGACATTTGATGAAAATTCTCAGTTAATCGATGAGATGTCTGGTAAGTCCCTATCGATTTCGCGGAATGAGGAGTTTGACTCCGTGGATGCCGAAGGCTATTCCAATGCGGATTCGTCTGTTTTGAAGGTGACACTTGGTAATTATGAAATTGACCATGTTGGTTCGTCTTTGATTGCTGCAGAAGAAGGCTTGGAGGATTTATTTGCCAAGTATCAATCTTCTGTAGATATGGTCAACTATGATCCATCTATTCCCATTGTTAATCGGATGGTTTCTAGCCTGAAAAATGATTTTACAGGTAAAGCAAAGGTTGTTTTAATTCGTTCGCAAAACGGAACTCCTCTTGCGACCTATGCTGGTGATAAGGTGTCCCTCTATGCTTCTGATGCGCCTAAGACTTCTGAACTCTTAATTGACGGCAAGCGTTTGATTATTTACCGCTGTGACTATACGATTTATGACAGAGAATTGTTGGAGTAA
- the dapA gene encoding 4-hydroxy-tetrahydrodipicolinate synthase — translation MSIQDLRDVKIITAMITPFKEDGAINYDVLPELVEHLLAHHTEGILLAGTTAESPTLTHAEELELFAAVQNIVDGRVPLIAGIGTNDTRDSIEFAKEVAAFGGFAAGLAIVPYYNKPSQEGMYQHFKAIADASDLPIIIYNIPGRVVVEMTPETMLRLAEHPNIIGVKECTSLANMAYLIENKPEDFLIYTGEDGDAFHAMNLGADGVISVASHTNGDEMYEMFTAIEQQDIRTAAAIQRKFIPKVNALFSYPSPAPVKAVLNYMGFEVGPLRLPLVPCPEEDAKRIIKVVVDGDYEATKATVTGVVRPDY, via the coding sequence ATGTCTATTCAAGATTTACGCGATGTAAAAATCATTACAGCCATGATTACACCCTTTAAGGAAGATGGGGCAATTAACTATGATGTTTTGCCAGAATTGGTTGAGCATTTGTTGGCTCATCATACGGAAGGGATTTTGTTGGCAGGAACAACTGCCGAAAGTCCAACCCTGACACACGCAGAAGAGTTAGAATTATTTGCGGCGGTACAAAATATTGTCGATGGACGCGTGCCTTTGATTGCTGGTATCGGTACCAATGATACCCGTGACTCCATCGAGTTTGCCAAGGAAGTAGCGGCTTTCGGTGGCTTTGCTGCTGGACTTGCTATTGTGCCGTATTACAATAAGCCTTCACAAGAAGGTATGTACCAACACTTCAAGGCTATCGCGGATGCTTCTGATTTGCCAATCATTATCTACAATATCCCAGGTCGTGTTGTCGTTGAAATGACGCCTGAAACCATGTTGCGTTTAGCGGAACATCCAAATATTATCGGTGTTAAAGAGTGTACCAGCCTTGCTAACATGGCTTACTTGATTGAGAATAAGCCGGAGGATTTCTTAATTTATACTGGTGAAGACGGCGATGCCTTCCATGCTATGAACTTGGGTGCAGATGGTGTAATCTCAGTCGCTTCCCATACCAATGGCGATGAAATGTATGAGATGTTTACTGCCATTGAGCAGCAAGATATCCGAACAGCAGCAGCCATTCAACGCAAGTTTATTCCGAAAGTTAATGCTCTATTCTCCTATCCTAGTCCTGCACCAGTCAAGGCAGTTCTCAATTACATGGGATTTGAAGTTGGACCACTCCGCTTACCATTGGTACCTTGTCCAGAAGAAGATGCAAAACGCATTATCAAAGTCGTAGTTGACGGCGACTACGAAGCAACCAAAGCAACTGTGACAGGAGTTGTAAGACCGGATTATTAA
- a CDS encoding formate--tetrahydrofolate ligase codes for MKTDIEIAQSVTLKPITEIVEKVGISFDDIELYGKYKAKLSFDKINAVKDNAPGKLILVTAINPTPAGEGKSTITIGLADALSKIGKKTMIALREPSLGPVMGIKGGAAGGGFAQVLPMEDINLHFTGDMHAITTANNALSALIDNHIHQGNAIGLDQRRIIWKRVVDLNDRALRKVTVGLGGPLNGIPHEDGFDITVASEIMAILCLATDINDLKERLANIVIGYRFDSSPVYVRDLAVEGALTLILKDAIKPNLVQTIYGTPAFVHGGPFANIAHGCNSVLATTTALRLADYTVTEAGFGADLGAEKFLDIKVPNLPKAPDAVVIVATLRALKMHGGVAKTELSTENVEAVKAGFSNLKRHVENIQKYGIPAVVAINEFVSDTADEIAALKELCAEIGVPVELASVWANGADGGVELAETVVATIENQAANYQRLYKADDSLEEKVTKIVTQIYGGTGVVFEKKARNQLAEFAKNGWDKLPVCMAKTQYSFSDDQFALGAPTGFDITVREFVPKLGAGFIVALTGDVMTMPGLPKAPAALNMDVAEDGTAIGLF; via the coding sequence ATGAAAACAGATATTGAAATTGCACAAAGTGTGACCTTGAAACCCATTACTGAAATCGTTGAAAAAGTTGGTATCAGTTTTGACGATATTGAACTCTATGGAAAATACAAGGCAAAATTGTCCTTTGATAAAATCAATGCGGTAAAAGACAATGCGCCTGGTAAGCTAATCTTGGTGACTGCTATCAACCCAACACCTGCAGGAGAAGGGAAGTCAACCATTACTATCGGTTTGGCTGATGCTTTGTCAAAAATTGGTAAGAAAACCATGATTGCCCTTCGTGAGCCTTCTTTGGGTCCAGTTATGGGTATCAAGGGGGGAGCTGCTGGCGGTGGCTTTGCCCAAGTCTTGCCAATGGAAGATATTAACTTACACTTTACTGGCGATATGCACGCTATTACGACTGCCAACAATGCTCTCTCTGCCTTGATTGATAACCATATCCATCAAGGAAATGCGATTGGCCTTGACCAGCGCCGTATCATCTGGAAACGTGTTGTGGACCTCAACGACCGCGCGCTTCGTAAGGTGACGGTTGGCTTGGGTGGGCCGCTCAATGGTATTCCACATGAAGATGGTTTTGACATTACGGTGGCATCTGAAATCATGGCAATCTTGTGTTTGGCGACGGACATCAACGACTTGAAAGAACGCTTGGCAAATATTGTGATCGGTTATCGTTTCGATAGCAGTCCTGTCTATGTGCGTGATTTGGCGGTGGAAGGTGCTTTGACCCTCATTTTGAAGGATGCCATTAAACCAAACCTTGTCCAAACCATCTATGGCACGCCAGCCTTTGTCCATGGTGGACCATTTGCTAACATCGCCCATGGCTGTAACTCAGTGCTCGCTACCACAACAGCTCTGCGATTGGCCGACTATACCGTCACAGAAGCAGGATTTGGTGCTGACCTTGGAGCAGAGAAATTCCTTGATATTAAAGTTCCAAACTTGCCAAAAGCTCCGGATGCAGTGGTCATTGTTGCCACTCTTCGTGCCCTAAAAATGCATGGTGGTGTAGCTAAGACAGAACTTTCTACTGAAAATGTAGAGGCAGTGAAAGCTGGTTTTTCTAACTTGAAGCGTCACGTTGAAAATATCCAGAAATATGGTATTCCAGCAGTCGTTGCTATCAATGAATTTGTATCTGACACAGCTGACGAAATCGCTGCATTGAAAGAACTTTGCGCTGAGATTGGTGTACCTGTTGAATTGGCTAGCGTATGGGCAAACGGTGCTGACGGTGGTGTTGAATTGGCTGAAACAGTTGTTGCTACTATTGAAAATCAAGCAGCCAACTACCAACGACTTTACAAGGCAGACGATAGCTTGGAAGAAAAAGTGACTAAGATTGTTACCCAAATCTACGGTGGTACTGGTGTCGTTTTCGAGAAGAAGGCTCGTAATCAATTGGCTGAATTTGCTAAGAATGGTTGGGATAAATTGCCAGTCTGCATGGCCAAGACCCAATACAGCTTCTCAGATGATCAGTTTGCTCTTGGTGCACCCACAGGCTTTGACATTACAGTCCGTGAATTCGTTCCAAAATTGGGAGCAGGTTTCATCGTTGCTCTTACAGGTGATGTCATGACTATGCCAGGTCTTCCAAAAGCCCCTGCAGCCCTCAATATGGATGTGGCAGAAGATGGAACAGCTATTGGGTTGTTCTAG
- a CDS encoding CPBP family intramembrane glutamic endopeptidase, with the protein MLKEKKKYISSVDLLVVAVILFGEGIINSTLQCIGLFTQQTSLAENLTFTPLDNIKALLIQLVWLSLALAYLIWRKVDIFQLTKRICWTPWVPLQALLIFGLAAFCMDIFHLLTYQLTSPVMPSMFNLLPHIDITLLAYSLLNGFYEEIFFLGLCFMNKPEESKWILPFSLLVRASFHTYQGLVAGIGLGLIVGLLFHFLYQKRQPRNLLPFFLAHSLADVIGLTVLSYLLY; encoded by the coding sequence ATGTTAAAAGAAAAGAAGAAGTATATCTCCTCCGTGGATTTGCTAGTTGTAGCTGTGATTTTATTCGGAGAGGGAATCATCAATTCGACCTTACAGTGTATCGGTCTTTTCACTCAACAAACCAGCCTGGCGGAGAATTTGACCTTTACACCTCTTGACAATATCAAGGCCTTGCTGATCCAGTTGGTCTGGCTCAGCTTAGCTCTCGCCTATCTTATCTGGCGGAAGGTGGATATTTTTCAGTTGACAAAACGAATATGCTGGACACCTTGGGTTCCCTTACAAGCACTGCTGATTTTCGGATTGGCGGCCTTCTGTATGGATATTTTTCACTTGTTGACCTATCAGTTGACAAGTCCAGTCATGCCCTCCATGTTCAACCTTCTGCCACACATTGACATCACCCTGCTAGCCTACTCCCTCCTCAATGGCTTTTACGAGGAAATCTTTTTTCTGGGGCTATGTTTTATGAACAAACCCGAGGAGAGTAAGTGGATTCTTCCCTTCTCGCTCCTGGTTCGGGCTAGTTTTCACACCTATCAAGGTCTGGTGGCTGGAATTGGTCTTGGCTTGATTGTGGGGCTTCTCTTTCATTTTCTCTATCAAAAACGCCAGCCCCGTAATCTACTGCCCTTCTTTTTAGCTCATAGTCTGGCTGATGTCATCGGTCTGACAGTCTTGTCTTATCTTCTTTACTAA
- a CDS encoding DUF1905 domain-containing protein: protein MSKVYEFEAIIHPVPDKGGAYVIFPYDIREEFGKGRVKVHATFDEHPYDGSIVNMGVCDTEGNICYIIGIQKAIRAVIGKQAGDRVQVTIQERMD from the coding sequence ATGTCTAAAGTATATGAATTTGAAGCAATTATCCACCCTGTTCCAGATAAGGGAGGAGCCTATGTCATCTTTCCTTATGATATTCGAGAGGAATTTGGCAAAGGCAGAGTAAAAGTCCATGCGACTTTTGATGAACATCCTTATGATGGTTCAATCGTAAATATGGGAGTTTGTGATACAGAAGGGAATATCTGCTATATTATCGGAATTCAGAAGGCTATTCGAGCTGTCATAGGTAAACAGGCTGGTGATAGAGTACAAGTGACTATTCAAGAACGAATGGACTAA
- a CDS encoding PrsW family glutamic-type intramembrane protease produces the protein MKHLWNTYKSQFALILASLGFVSGCKMIFDELAKPNGMEAKYPLFLLTISVAALYIIPLVYFISYLEKRYAISNKVSHLSWILGLTAGVAFSDYGHTAIGYFLLEIVKVSDDFRYDWGAAVSAPFAEEFGKALVVVLVLLIARKMTLKYALVSGIIAGLSFQIVEDIMFTFRDMFIGKLDGFETIIGRVGQAGWTHWVFTMLFAVGMVALFTKQTAISKVQGVLWIAASIGLHFFFNSPLHTDILTTLLPMASVLLGLLAYRTVDTFAE, from the coding sequence ATGAAACACCTATGGAATACCTATAAAAGTCAGTTTGCCCTTATTCTTGCCAGCCTTGGTTTTGTCAGTGGCTGCAAGATGATTTTTGATGAACTGGCCAAGCCGAATGGCATGGAAGCCAAGTATCCCTTATTTTTACTGACTATTTCTGTTGCTGCCCTCTATATCATTCCTCTGGTCTATTTTATCAGCTATTTGGAAAAACGCTATGCAATTTCTAATAAAGTTAGTCATTTGAGTTGGATTTTGGGACTAACTGCCGGAGTGGCTTTTTCAGACTATGGACACACTGCTATCGGTTACTTTTTGCTAGAGATTGTTAAGGTCAGCGATGATTTTCGTTATGACTGGGGGGCTGCTGTTTCTGCCCCGTTTGCAGAAGAGTTTGGCAAGGCTCTGGTTGTTGTCTTGGTTTTACTAATTGCAAGAAAAATGACTCTCAAATATGCCTTGGTCAGTGGTATTATCGCGGGTCTTAGTTTCCAAATCGTTGAAGATATCATGTTCACTTTTCGTGATATGTTTATTGGTAAACTGGATGGGTTTGAGACCATTATCGGTCGTGTTGGACAGGCTGGTTGGACCCACTGGGTATTTACCATGCTCTTTGCGGTTGGTATGGTGGCACTTTTTACCAAACAAACAGCTATATCAAAAGTTCAAGGTGTGCTTTGGATTGCGGCAAGTATCGGTCTGCACTTCTTCTTTAACTCACCATTGCATACAGATATTTTAACAACCCTGCTTCCGATGGCTAGTGTCTTGCTGGGACTTCTTGCCTATCGAACAGTTGATACATTTGCAGAATAA
- a CDS encoding FAD-containing oxidoreductase, giving the protein MEQFDLLVIGFGKAGKTLAGKLSAAGKKVALVEENPAMFGGTCINIGCIPTKTLLVAADKNWTFEQVMEQKETITTRLRNKNEAVLKGSGAHLYQGHARFVADKVVEVVAGEESLQLTAETVIINTGAKSRVLPIPGLLDTPNVYDSTGIQNLEVRPDKLAIIGGGNIGLEFAGLYSKLGSQVTVYEASSAILPREEEVVSKLAKEYMEEAGVTFVLGAKIEQVAAAGEQVALTVNGETAVFDAVLYATGRVPNTADLGLENTAIELLENGAVKVDDYCETTVPGVYAVGDVNGGPQFTYTSLDDFRIVFGKLTGTGTYSLSQRKSIPTSVFITPVLSRVGLTEKEAKEAGYDYIANELPVANMPRAHVNNDLKGIFKVIVDKESKLVLGATLFGRNSEELINLIAMAIDNKIPYTYFKTQIFTHPTMAENLNDVFNF; this is encoded by the coding sequence ATGGAACAATTTGATTTGTTAGTTATCGGTTTTGGTAAGGCTGGAAAGACCTTAGCAGGAAAGCTTTCTGCAGCTGGTAAAAAGGTAGCTTTGGTTGAGGAAAATCCTGCCATGTTTGGTGGCACCTGTATCAATATCGGCTGTATTCCAACCAAGACCCTCTTGGTAGCAGCGGATAAAAACTGGACCTTTGAGCAGGTCATGGAGCAAAAAGAAACCATCACCACTCGTCTTCGCAACAAAAACGAAGCAGTCTTGAAAGGCAGTGGAGCTCATCTCTATCAAGGTCACGCGCGTTTTGTGGCTGACAAGGTTGTGGAGGTAGTTGCCGGAGAAGAAAGCCTTCAGTTAACTGCTGAAACTGTTATCATTAACACAGGTGCCAAGTCGCGTGTTCTTCCAATTCCTGGCTTGTTGGATACGCCAAACGTTTATGACAGTACTGGCATTCAGAATTTGGAGGTTCGTCCTGACAAGCTGGCAATTATCGGCGGAGGCAACATCGGACTGGAATTTGCTGGTCTTTATAGCAAACTCGGCAGTCAGGTGACAGTATATGAAGCCAGCTCTGCTATTTTACCAAGAGAAGAGGAAGTGGTTTCCAAGCTAGCTAAGGAGTATATGGAAGAAGCTGGCGTGACCTTCGTATTGGGTGCGAAAATCGAGCAAGTGGCTGCAGCAGGAGAGCAGGTTGCCCTGACGGTTAATGGAGAAACGGCAGTCTTTGATGCTGTCCTCTATGCGACAGGTCGTGTGCCAAACACTGCTGATCTGGGCTTGGAAAATACGGCGATTGAGCTTTTGGAAAATGGCGCTGTTAAGGTGGATGACTACTGCGAAACCACAGTTCCAGGTGTCTATGCAGTGGGCGATGTCAATGGTGGCCCACAATTCACTTACACATCCCTAGACGACTTCCGTATCGTTTTCGGTAAGTTGACTGGAACTGGAACTTACAGCTTGAGCCAACGTAAGTCAATCCCAACCAGCGTCTTCATTACGCCTGTACTTTCTCGTGTTGGTCTGACCGAGAAGGAAGCCAAAGAAGCGGGTTACGACTACATTGCCAATGAATTGCCTGTTGCCAATATGCCACGCGCCCATGTCAACAACGACCTCAAGGGTATTTTCAAGGTTATCGTGGATAAGGAAAGTAAGCTGGTTCTGGGTGCGACTCTCTTTGGTCGCAATTCTGAGGAGCTGATTAACTTGATTGCTATGGCCATTGATAATAAAATCCCTTATACCTACTTCAAGACTCAAATCTTCACCCATCCGACTATGGCTGAGAATTTGAATGATGTCTTTAATTTTTAA
- a CDS encoding ATP-binding protein, whose product MKLAKKQFLIVTLMVSLTSLILLGLLYHAMPIYYNQAKKDQLKQEYNQVLSTLEGQDQASILASLNAYDQDSPDLLLTLHSADQEIIYPSQEESSQERGSSYLEQGQYDEIGSWSALVTTKEGKELVLTAEYGFYTLSGVSQTLLTFYPFVLLLIIALSVTSAFIYSRFSTRRITHLSVTTRQMQSLQAGLVCQVTGRDEIATLAQDINHLYGKLQSSIEELREENERSLVREKEKSDFLRMTSHELKTPIASMTGLVEGMLYNVGEFKDHQTYLAKCRDILAEQAALVQSILEATTVDMAIKNKGEEIALHSLLKEILPSYVDWALLEGYPFQTDLEEVFIHGNPIYLTKALKNILDNAFRYTSPQASIKLKLQANQLLIDNQVSHLLSQEELDQVFQPFYRPDYSRSKEDGGTGIGLYLVKQILDSHQFSYEFFPLDHHTMRFVIRF is encoded by the coding sequence ATGAAACTAGCCAAAAAACAATTCCTCATCGTAACTCTAATGGTCAGCCTGACCTCACTTATCTTGCTTGGTCTACTCTACCATGCCATGCCTATCTATTACAATCAGGCCAAGAAAGACCAGCTCAAGCAGGAATATAACCAAGTTCTTAGTACCCTAGAGGGTCAGGATCAGGCAAGTATTCTCGCCAGTTTGAACGCCTACGACCAAGATTCCCCCGACCTACTTTTGACCCTCCATTCTGCCGATCAGGAGATTATCTATCCTTCGCAGGAAGAGAGCAGTCAGGAGCGAGGAAGTAGTTATCTGGAGCAAGGCCAGTACGATGAGATTGGCTCTTGGTCGGCTCTTGTCACTACAAAAGAAGGCAAGGAGTTAGTTCTCACAGCCGAATATGGCTTCTATACCCTATCAGGAGTCAGTCAAACTCTCTTGACCTTCTATCCCTTTGTGCTCCTCTTGATTATTGCCCTATCCGTGACCTCGGCCTTTATTTATAGCCGCTTCTCAACTCGTAGGATTACCCATCTCTCTGTGACGACACGGCAAATGCAAAGTTTACAAGCAGGTCTGGTCTGTCAAGTGACGGGGCGTGATGAGATTGCTACTTTGGCTCAGGACATTAACCATCTTTATGGAAAATTGCAGAGCAGCATAGAAGAGTTGCGGGAAGAAAACGAGCGTAGCCTGGTGCGTGAGAAGGAGAAATCTGACTTTCTCCGTATGACCTCACATGAACTCAAAACGCCCATTGCCAGCATGACCGGTCTGGTCGAGGGCATGCTTTATAATGTCGGGGAGTTCAAGGACCATCAGACCTACCTAGCTAAGTGTCGTGATATCCTAGCTGAGCAAGCAGCCCTCGTTCAGTCTATCTTAGAAGCTACCACAGTGGATATGGCTATAAAAAACAAGGGAGAAGAAATAGCCCTTCACAGCCTGCTTAAAGAAATCCTACCTTCCTATGTTGACTGGGCATTGTTAGAAGGCTATCCGTTTCAAACTGACTTGGAAGAAGTCTTTATTCATGGGAATCCGATCTATCTAACCAAGGCTCTAAAAAATATCCTGGACAATGCCTTTCGTTATACCAGCCCACAGGCAAGCATCAAACTCAAACTCCAGGCCAATCAGCTTTTGATAGATAATCAGGTTTCTCATTTGCTCAGCCAGGAAGAACTTGACCAAGTCTTCCAGCCTTTCTACCGACCAGATTACAGTCGTAGCAAGGAGGACGGAGGGACAGGTATTGGACTCTACCTGGTCAAGCAGATTTTGGACAGTCACCAGTTTTCTTATGAATTTTTCCCGCTTGATCATCATACCATGCGGTTCGTCATTCGGTTTTAA
- a CDS encoding aspartate-semialdehyde dehydrogenase encodes MAYVVAVVGATGAVGAQMIKMLEESTLPIEKVRFLASARSAGKTLQFKGQDIVIEETTETAFEGVDIALFSAGGSTSAKYAPYAVKAGAVVVDNTSYFRQNPDVPLVVPEVNAHALDAHNGIIACPNCSTIQMMVALEPVRQKWGLERIIVSTYQAVSGAGMGAILETQAQLRAVLNDGVEPKAVEANILPSGGDKKHYPIGFNAIPQIDLFTENDYTYEEMKMTKETKKIMEDDSIAVSATCVRIPVLSAHSESVYIETKEIAPIDEVKAAIAAFPGAVLEDDVANQVYPQAINAVGSRDTFVGRIRKDLDKENGIHMWVVSDNLLKGAAWNSVQIAETLHERGLVRPTAELKFELK; translated from the coding sequence ATGGCTTATGTAGTAGCTGTTGTTGGTGCGACTGGTGCAGTTGGTGCCCAAATGATTAAAATGTTGGAAGAGTCAACTTTACCAATCGAGAAAGTACGTTTCTTGGCATCTGCTCGTTCAGCAGGTAAGACCTTGCAGTTCAAGGGACAGGATATTGTCATTGAAGAAACAACAGAGACAGCTTTTGAAGGAGTGGATATTGCCCTCTTCTCAGCTGGTGGATCTACATCTGCCAAGTACGCTCCTTATGCTGTGAAAGCTGGTGCAGTTGTCGTTGATAACACATCATATTTCCGTCAAAATCCAGATGTTCCCTTGGTTGTTCCTGAGGTAAATGCTCACGCATTAGATGCCCACAATGGTATCATTGCTTGTCCTAACTGTTCAACTATTCAGATGATGGTTGCTTTGGAGCCTGTTCGTCAGAAATGGGGCTTGGAGAGGATTATCGTATCTACTTATCAGGCAGTTTCTGGTGCAGGTATGGGAGCAATCTTAGAAACTCAAGCTCAATTGCGTGCTGTTTTGAATGACGGTGTGGAGCCAAAAGCGGTAGAAGCGAATATTCTTCCTTCTGGTGGTGATAAGAAACACTATCCAATCGGCTTTAACGCAATTCCTCAAATCGACCTCTTCACTGAAAATGACTACACCTACGAAGAGATGAAGATGACTAAGGAAACCAAGAAAATCATGGAAGATGACAGCATTGCCGTTTCTGCAACCTGTGTCCGTATTCCAGTATTATCTGCTCACTCTGAGTCTGTCTACATCGAAACCAAAGAAATTGCTCCAATTGATGAGGTAAAAGCAGCAATTGCTGCCTTCCCAGGTGCAGTTTTGGAAGATGATGTGGCTAATCAAGTCTATCCGCAAGCTATTAATGCAGTTGGAAGCCGTGATACTTTCGTGGGTCGTATCCGTAAGGATTTGGATAAGGAAAACGGTATTCACATGTGGGTTGTTTCTGACAACTTGCTCAAGGGTGCAGCGTGGAACTCAGTTCAAATCGCTGAAACTCTCCATGAACGTGGATTGGTTCGTCCAACTGCAGAATTGAAATTTGAATTGAAATAA
- a CDS encoding GNAT family N-acetyltransferase gives MIHIRSVKIEDAADLVAIYAPYVEGTAITFETEVPTVADFAGRIEKTLEKFPYLVAEEDGRVVGYAYASTYYARAAYDWTVELSVYVSKLARGKGIGSLLYDALEEDLTARGFKNFLACIALPNPASLSLHEKRGYEQVAHFKNVGYKFDTWHDIVWLQKSLVGEMDEN, from the coding sequence ATGATACACATTCGGTCAGTTAAGATAGAGGATGCTGCAGATTTGGTGGCTATCTACGCTCCTTATGTTGAAGGTACCGCCATTACTTTTGAAACAGAAGTGCCGACTGTGGCGGACTTTGCCGGTCGTATTGAAAAGACTTTGGAGAAATTTCCCTATCTAGTCGCTGAAGAAGATGGGCGAGTTGTGGGCTATGCTTATGCATCGACCTACTATGCCCGTGCTGCTTACGATTGGACAGTTGAATTGTCTGTTTATGTCAGTAAATTGGCACGTGGAAAAGGGATCGGAAGTCTTTTATATGATGCCTTGGAAGAAGACTTGACGGCGCGTGGCTTTAAAAACTTTTTAGCCTGTATTGCTCTTCCTAATCCAGCCTCGCTTTCACTCCATGAGAAGAGAGGGTATGAACAGGTAGCACATTTCAAAAATGTTGGTTATAAATTTGATACATGGCACGATATTGTCTGGCTTCAAAAATCTTTGGTTGGTGAAATGGATGAAAATTGA